A genome region from Candidatus Neomarinimicrobiota bacterium includes the following:
- a CDS encoding S8 family serine peptidase, with product MTYHDRAQAAPGSRAALTVQPSWAPWRRPLLLALLLVAPLAPAARAPIHPATYTLGQRPDGQVRAWVFFTHKPVPLARARSTPHLAPHTLDRRARRGSLTSAQAARLDQPVAPLFLDRVAETGATLRRVSRWLNAASVSATPEQLLLLAGYAFVDRIEPVRRLRRAPLPTTLDEAVVAPVMPLSPARLDYGPSAGQLAMLNVPAVHDRGYSGRGIIVLMLDTGFYKDHASIQPERILAEYDFLEDDGETQNENQEEGKVGQHDHGTWTYTALGGYQPGQLIGPAYACSYLLAKTESVPGEFQGEEDNYVAALVWGEALGADVVSSSLGYLDWYTTADLDGLTAVTTLGVLWATRLGMTVVTAAGNQRGSNDPPGWDGFIIAPADADSIITVGAVSALGALASFSSHGPTADGRIKPELVAQGLSVVCASPAGPDRYTAKGGTSLSTPLVAGSVALLLEARPNWGPAQVREALMMTASQAFAPNNDFGWGVPDLLAALDYFPSDTSVITYALAIDDVFPNPFPGSVRPYTVIRWTLPAPSDVHIAVFNLLGQQLRTVYSQGSQPAGPGSATWDGRDQSGRQVPSGLYFVRLSAGPAAVVRRVVVRR from the coding sequence ATGACCTACCATGACCGCGCTCAGGCCGCGCCCGGCTCGAGGGCCGCGTTGACCGTGCAACCGTCTTGGGCCCCGTGGAGGCGCCCACTGCTGCTGGCCCTCCTGCTGGTGGCCCCGCTGGCCCCGGCAGCGCGGGCCCCCATCCATCCCGCCACCTATACGCTGGGCCAGCGCCCTGACGGGCAGGTGCGCGCCTGGGTATTCTTCACCCACAAACCGGTGCCCCTGGCCAGGGCGCGCTCCACCCCGCACCTCGCTCCCCACACGCTGGATCGCCGCGCCCGGCGGGGCTCCCTCACAAGCGCTCAGGCTGCCCGTCTGGATCAACCCGTTGCGCCCCTGTTTCTTGACCGCGTCGCCGAGACCGGCGCCACCCTCCGCCGCGTCAGCCGCTGGCTGAACGCCGCCAGCGTCAGTGCCACCCCGGAGCAGCTGCTGTTGCTGGCCGGCTACGCTTTCGTCGACCGCATCGAGCCGGTACGCCGGCTGCGCCGGGCACCCCTGCCCACCACGCTGGACGAAGCGGTGGTGGCCCCAGTCATGCCGCTCAGCCCGGCCCGGCTCGACTACGGCCCCAGCGCCGGCCAGCTGGCCATGCTGAACGTCCCGGCCGTCCACGACCGGGGCTATTCCGGCCGCGGCATCATCGTGCTCATGCTCGATACCGGCTTCTACAAAGACCATGCGTCCATCCAGCCAGAGCGTATCCTGGCCGAATATGACTTTTTGGAAGACGACGGGGAAACCCAAAATGAGAACCAGGAGGAGGGCAAGGTAGGCCAGCATGATCACGGCACCTGGACCTACACCGCTCTGGGCGGCTACCAGCCGGGGCAGCTCATCGGCCCGGCCTACGCCTGCAGCTACCTGTTGGCCAAGACCGAGTCCGTGCCAGGGGAGTTTCAGGGCGAGGAGGACAACTACGTCGCCGCCCTGGTGTGGGGTGAGGCCCTGGGGGCCGATGTGGTCTCCAGCTCCCTGGGCTACCTGGACTGGTACACCACCGCCGACCTGGACGGTCTCACGGCGGTCACCACGCTGGGCGTGCTTTGGGCCACCCGCCTGGGCATGACGGTGGTCACCGCCGCCGGCAACCAGCGCGGCAGCAACGATCCACCCGGCTGGGACGGCTTCATCATCGCCCCCGCCGACGCCGACAGCATTATCACCGTGGGGGCGGTCTCAGCCCTCGGCGCCTTGGCGTCGTTTTCCAGCCACGGCCCCACCGCCGACGGACGCATCAAGCCGGAGCTGGTGGCCCAGGGCCTGTCGGTAGTCTGCGCCTCTCCGGCAGGACCCGACCGGTATACCGCCAAGGGCGGCACGTCTCTGTCCACGCCCCTGGTGGCGGGCAGCGTGGCCCTGCTGCTGGAAGCCCGCCCCAACTGGGGGCCCGCCCAAGTGCGGGAGGCCCTCATGATGACCGCCAGCCAGGCCTTCGCCCCAAACAACGACTTCGGCTGGGGCGTGCCCGATCTGCTGGCAGCCCTCGACTACTTTCCCAGCGACACGAGCGTTATAACCTACGCCTTGGCCATTGACGACGTCTTTCCCAACCCGTTTCCGGGCTCCGTCCGCCCCTACACCGTCATCCGCTGGACGCTGCCAGCGCCCTCGGACGTGCATATTGCGGTATTTAATCTCCTCGGCCAGCAGCTGCGCACCGTCTACAGCCAGGGTTCTCAGCCGGCGGGGCCCGGCTCCGCTACCTGGGACGGTCGCGACCAGAGCGGCCGGCAGGTGCCTTCGGGGCTCTATTTTGTCCGCCTGTCAGCGGGACCCGCAGCCGTTGTGCGCCGGGTCGTGGTCCGCCGGTAA
- a CDS encoding YggT family protein, translated as MYLIGNLFVSAGQLIRIVIDVLQIIIFVQVVLSWLNVSLPLNTATRMLYAVTEAMYAPIRKRIPTVYGGLDFTPLVALGVLFIADRWLVASLIRLGYQLGG; from the coding sequence ATGTACCTCATTGGAAACCTCTTCGTCTCCGCCGGACAACTGATCCGGATCGTCATCGATGTCCTACAGATTATCATTTTCGTGCAGGTGGTGCTCTCCTGGCTGAACGTGAGCCTGCCCCTGAACACCGCCACCCGCATGCTCTATGCCGTCACCGAGGCCATGTACGCCCCCATCCGCAAGCGCATCCCCACCGTGTACGGGGGGCTGGACTTTACGCCCCTGGTGGCGCTGGGAGTGCTGTTTATCGCCGACCGCTGGCTGGTAGCCAGTCTCATCCGGCTGGGCTACCAGCTGGGGGGATGA
- a CDS encoding DUF2203 domain-containing protein: protein MPSYQHEQHFSLGEATAALAKVKPLVEELAVLKQVLDAEGFSFTPPAEPSAAVKAQTNGHQPPLEAFVRLQQVLYTVMERGILVRDLGQGLLDFPHIRATGEEVYLCWRLGEEELAFWHPLGGGFAGREPLATL from the coding sequence GTGCCCAGCTACCAACACGAGCAGCACTTCAGCCTGGGGGAAGCCACCGCCGCCCTGGCGAAAGTCAAACCGCTGGTGGAGGAGCTGGCGGTCCTCAAGCAGGTTTTGGACGCGGAGGGGTTCAGTTTTACGCCGCCCGCGGAGCCCTCCGCCGCCGTGAAGGCCCAAACCAACGGCCATCAGCCGCCCCTGGAGGCCTTTGTGCGCCTCCAGCAGGTGCTCTACACCGTTATGGAGCGGGGGATTCTGGTGCGGGACCTGGGGCAAGGCCTGCTTGATTTCCCCCACATTCGCGCTACCGGCGAGGAAGTCTACCTCTGCTGGCGACTGGGGGAGGAGGAACTGGCCTTCTGGCACCCCCTGGGGGGCGGTTTTGCCGGCCGTGAACCGCTGGCGACGCTCTGA
- a CDS encoding DNA polymerase III subunit alpha: MPGGLALFCHLNVHSHYSPMRGTASLEALLDRAQRLKMSHLAVTEVNGLWGFINFVRLAGAAGIQPICGSHILVGAAGARPRQDLVLLVTSQTGYENLCRLLSRLHDDPTQDVAPSLGSWGRGLLTLCPDPALLERLAAVVPPDALFGELRPGRDTLPLLAACRRLGVEAVSTGEVYFLAPDDAGLHQVLRAIDRNQRLSDLPPWELKPEQHHFADEDEFRRRYPHCGDAVDRTMALAARCKTRWDFSATIFPGAPEGEDPATQLRRQVYAGASQRYGSPLPAKVKGRIEKELRLVSAKGFDTYFLTVADIVGQTHLTIGRGSGAASVISYCLLITQVDPIRHNLAFERFLNPERSDMPDLDVDFAWDERDDILDYVFTTYGTERAAMVANQVTLQPRSAVREVAKVFGLSNEDILTMTKRIGLVFGQAGHPAPRTPAIRQDANSVVPAPSVGAPVLDLNATWKQVIQVAMRLIGVFHYPSVHAGGVVVVPDEIRRYVPVLKAPKGVQIVEWEKDQVEESGLVKIDLLGNRSLAVVRDCLRAINLYREPREHLSYHHIRPLDDGKTRDLMEAGRTMGVFYIESPATRQLLAKAGRADYEHVVIYSSIIRPAANRFSNLLVARIRGEPWEPLHPDVDFLNESYGIMVYQEQVAQAGRVLAGFSWSEADMLQKIGTKKSLRPLIPQLREKFMSGSLARGYPQEVVAQLWEMVESFQGYSFTKAHSASYARLSFVCAYLKAHHPAEFMAAVISNRGGYYSPYAYMSEGRRMGLRVLAPHSNRSALAWKGHGGKMRMGFMEIRSLHRDSIAALLDERKQGDYHSLADFLGRVAIPFGDSRALIRAGAFDELEPERARPELLLQLLEHHYQAHGRLDSDDFFDRGQPHASDGHRLRPLSQRQRLQMEIESFGYPWSKHPLDPYGALLRGRVTLAKAIPGQVGRRVTLAGICLTTKTVQTRKGEPMEFLTFEDQSDVYECVLFPAQYQQFNDLVKWEKLFLVQGRAEADWGVITVTIEKLTSLSRALGVPPAGSPAEVWAGQRRQDYGRHV, from the coding sequence GTGCCTGGAGGATTAGCGCTGTTCTGCCACCTGAACGTGCACTCGCACTACTCGCCCATGCGGGGGACGGCGTCCCTGGAAGCGCTGCTGGACAGGGCGCAGAGGCTGAAGATGAGTCACCTGGCGGTGACGGAGGTCAACGGTCTGTGGGGTTTCATCAACTTTGTGCGGCTGGCGGGGGCGGCGGGTATCCAGCCCATCTGTGGCAGCCACATTCTGGTGGGCGCAGCGGGCGCCCGGCCGCGGCAGGACCTGGTCCTGCTGGTGACCAGCCAGACGGGCTACGAGAACCTCTGCCGCCTCCTGTCCCGGCTCCACGACGACCCCACTCAGGACGTGGCGCCGAGCCTGGGCAGCTGGGGCCGCGGGCTCCTGACGCTGTGCCCTGATCCTGCTCTGCTGGAGCGGCTGGCGGCGGTGGTGCCCCCCGACGCCCTCTTCGGTGAGCTGCGCCCGGGCAGGGACACGCTGCCGCTACTGGCGGCCTGCCGACGGTTGGGTGTGGAGGCGGTGAGCACCGGCGAGGTCTATTTCCTGGCCCCTGACGACGCCGGCCTGCATCAGGTACTGCGAGCCATCGACCGCAACCAGCGGTTGTCTGACCTGCCGCCCTGGGAACTGAAACCAGAACAGCACCACTTTGCCGACGAAGACGAGTTCCGCCGACGCTACCCCCACTGTGGCGATGCCGTGGACCGGACGATGGCGCTGGCCGCCCGCTGCAAGACGCGCTGGGATTTTTCGGCCACGATTTTTCCCGGTGCGCCGGAAGGGGAAGACCCCGCGACCCAGCTGCGGCGGCAGGTCTATGCGGGGGCGAGCCAACGCTATGGCAGCCCCCTGCCGGCCAAGGTGAAGGGGCGCATCGAGAAGGAGCTGCGGCTGGTGAGCGCGAAGGGCTTTGACACCTATTTCCTCACGGTGGCCGATATCGTGGGGCAGACCCACCTCACCATCGGGCGGGGTAGCGGGGCGGCGTCGGTGATCAGCTACTGCCTGCTGATTACGCAGGTGGACCCCATCCGGCACAACCTGGCTTTCGAGCGCTTTTTGAATCCCGAGCGCAGCGACATGCCCGACCTGGATGTGGACTTCGCCTGGGATGAACGCGATGACATTCTGGACTATGTGTTCACGACCTACGGCACCGAGCGGGCCGCCATGGTGGCGAACCAGGTGACCCTGCAGCCCCGGTCGGCCGTGCGGGAAGTGGCCAAGGTCTTCGGGCTGAGCAACGAGGATATCCTAACCATGACCAAGCGTATCGGACTGGTATTTGGCCAAGCGGGCCACCCGGCGCCCCGTACTCCGGCCATCCGTCAGGACGCCAATAGCGTGGTCCCGGCCCCATCTGTGGGGGCCCCGGTGTTGGACCTGAATGCGACCTGGAAGCAGGTCATCCAGGTGGCCATGCGGCTGATCGGGGTGTTTCACTACCCCTCGGTGCATGCCGGCGGGGTGGTGGTGGTGCCTGATGAGATCCGCCGTTACGTGCCGGTGCTGAAGGCGCCCAAGGGGGTCCAGATCGTGGAGTGGGAGAAGGACCAGGTGGAGGAGAGCGGGCTGGTGAAAATCGACCTGTTGGGGAACCGCTCCCTGGCCGTGGTGCGCGACTGCCTCCGGGCGATCAATCTGTACCGGGAGCCACGGGAGCACCTGTCGTACCACCACATCCGGCCCCTGGACGACGGCAAGACCCGGGACCTCATGGAGGCGGGCCGCACCATGGGTGTGTTTTACATTGAGTCGCCGGCGACGCGGCAGCTGCTGGCCAAGGCGGGCCGGGCCGACTACGAGCACGTGGTGATCTACTCCTCCATTATCCGCCCGGCCGCCAACCGCTTCTCCAACCTGCTGGTGGCGCGCATTCGCGGCGAGCCGTGGGAACCGCTGCACCCGGACGTGGACTTTCTGAACGAGAGCTACGGCATCATGGTGTACCAGGAGCAGGTGGCGCAGGCGGGCCGGGTGCTGGCAGGGTTTTCGTGGTCGGAGGCCGATATGCTGCAGAAGATCGGCACCAAGAAATCGCTGCGTCCCCTCATCCCCCAGCTGCGCGAGAAATTCATGTCGGGCTCATTGGCGCGGGGCTACCCACAGGAGGTTGTGGCGCAGCTGTGGGAGATGGTGGAGAGCTTCCAGGGCTACAGTTTCACCAAAGCGCACTCGGCCTCCTATGCACGGCTGTCATTTGTCTGCGCCTATCTGAAGGCCCACCACCCCGCCGAGTTCATGGCTGCGGTGATCAGCAACCGCGGCGGGTACTATTCGCCCTATGCCTACATGTCGGAAGGGCGCCGCATGGGCCTGCGCGTTTTAGCGCCCCACAGCAATCGTAGCGCGCTGGCCTGGAAAGGACACGGGGGCAAAATGCGCATGGGATTCATGGAAATCCGCAGCCTGCACAGGGACAGCATTGCGGCGCTCCTCGACGAGCGCAAGCAGGGCGACTACCACAGCCTGGCCGACTTTCTGGGGCGCGTGGCGATTCCCTTCGGCGATAGCCGGGCCCTCATCCGGGCAGGCGCTTTCGACGAGCTGGAGCCGGAGCGCGCGCGCCCCGAGCTGCTCCTGCAACTGCTTGAGCACCACTACCAGGCCCACGGCCGGTTGGACAGTGACGACTTCTTTGACCGTGGCCAGCCCCACGCGTCCGACGGCCACCGCCTCAGGCCCCTGTCCCAGCGGCAACGCCTCCAGATGGAGATCGAATCCTTCGGCTACCCCTGGTCAAAACACCCCCTGGACCCCTATGGAGCGCTGCTGCGGGGGCGGGTCACGCTGGCGAAGGCCATTCCCGGTCAGGTGGGCCGCAGGGTCACGCTGGCCGGCATCTGCCTGACCACCAAAACCGTGCAGACGCGCAAGGGTGAGCCCATGGAGTTCCTGACGTTCGAGGATCAGAGCGACGTCTACGAATGCGTCCTGTTTCCCGCCCAGTATCAGCAGTTCAACGACCTGGTGAAGTGGGAGAAGCTGTTTCTCGTGCAGGGGCGGGCGGAGGCGGACTGGGGCGTCATCACGGTGACGATCGAGAAGCTCACCAGCCTCTCCCGGGCGCTGGGCGTTCCGCCCGCGGGGAGCCCCGCCGAAGTGTGGGCCGGCCAACGCAGGCAGGATTATGGCCGACATGTCTGA